A stretch of Bradyrhizobium diazoefficiens DNA encodes these proteins:
- a CDS encoding glycosyltransferase family 4 protein, which yields MRSSTATHITSTSTPKRRVLLLQTQAENAGAQEITRLLGKGLGARGYEIFNVFFFRKSESFDEPPSTFYCASSRPGTPIALLRMLWALGSHIRSVKPDAVLTFQHFGNVIGGGVSRLVCRAPVIANQVSSAMSMSWPVRAADIVMGSLGFFDCITLNSRHMQREYTRYPSPYRARMKYVPHGFEDKSLDVPKRIARQRFKLPLDPALLGCAARLHPHKRLDAAIRLLAHQPSWHLALAGQGADEERLRLLADELNVVDRLHFIGEISPEKMASFLACLDVFVFPSQAETFGLAAVEAASAGLPLVVNDLEVLREVLSVEGRPAALFVDSSDGAKLFEAVSRVLTDQSLSSELRQNAKGLRSRYSVETMIEEYVQILNQAI from the coding sequence ATGAGGTCGTCGACCGCCACTCATATCACAAGCACGAGTACGCCTAAGCGGCGCGTGCTTCTGTTGCAGACCCAGGCTGAAAACGCCGGCGCACAGGAGATCACAAGGCTTCTTGGAAAGGGTTTAGGCGCCCGCGGTTACGAAATCTTTAACGTGTTCTTTTTTCGTAAATCGGAGTCTTTCGACGAGCCGCCCAGCACCTTTTATTGCGCCTCCAGCCGACCGGGAACTCCGATCGCCCTGCTACGAATGCTATGGGCCCTCGGTTCCCACATCAGAAGCGTTAAGCCGGATGCGGTCCTCACCTTTCAACACTTCGGCAATGTGATCGGCGGCGGCGTCAGCCGGCTTGTTTGCCGAGCCCCCGTTATTGCAAATCAGGTATCGTCCGCGATGTCGATGAGTTGGCCGGTCCGAGCCGCCGACATCGTGATGGGAAGCCTCGGCTTCTTCGATTGCATAACGCTCAACTCGCGACATATGCAGCGCGAATATACCCGTTATCCCTCCCCCTATCGTGCGCGAATGAAATATGTCCCGCACGGGTTCGAGGACAAATCGCTGGACGTGCCAAAGAGGATCGCACGGCAGCGGTTCAAGTTGCCGCTCGATCCTGCGCTGCTTGGCTGCGCGGCAAGATTGCACCCTCACAAGCGGCTTGATGCTGCCATCCGTCTGCTGGCTCACCAACCGTCTTGGCATCTCGCCCTTGCAGGTCAGGGTGCGGACGAAGAGCGGCTAAGGCTTTTGGCGGATGAATTGAATGTAGTCGACAGACTCCATTTCATCGGGGAGATTTCCCCGGAGAAGATGGCGAGCTTCCTAGCCTGCCTGGACGTCTTCGTGTTCCCCTCGCAAGCCGAGACCTTTGGCCTCGCGGCGGTTGAGGCGGCGAGCGCGGGCCTTCCTTTGGTCGTTAACGATCTAGAAGTCTTACGAGAAGTGTTATCGGTCGAGGGCAGGCCAGCAGCACTCTTCGTCGACTCGTCGGACGGCGCAAAGCTATTCGAGGCCGTATCCAGAGTTTTAACTGACCAAAGTCTGAGTAGCGAGCTGCGGCAAAATGCCAAAGGCCTGAGATCTCGATATTCGGTAGAGACGATGATTGAGGAGTATGTGCAAATTCTCAATCAGGCGATCTGA
- a CDS encoding acyl-CoA acyltransferase codes for MIQTKVRCREIRESDVDAVADLLTRGFVGRSRDYWIQGLRRQAFRPVPDGYPRFGYMLDNEGLPFGVLLLIYTARKDGEETTIQCNLSSWYVEPAYRNYAPLLTKIAQRHKEVTYLNISPAPWTWPIIETQGFRTYCQGLFISVPALSRVPRCSKIDVIAPHTKQIEGLGEVETELLTRHARYHCLSVVCRTPQGVFPFILQPVSIRRGRIAPPAMRLIYCRSVDEYAACAGRIGRLLLRFGKLLVLVDSNGGMTGVRGAYTERGRKYFKGPHCPQLGDLTDTELVLFGP; via the coding sequence GTGATCCAGACCAAGGTTCGTTGCCGCGAAATCAGGGAGTCCGACGTCGATGCGGTCGCGGATTTGCTGACGCGCGGCTTCGTGGGTCGCTCGCGCGACTACTGGATCCAGGGCTTGCGGCGGCAGGCCTTCCGGCCGGTGCCGGACGGCTATCCGCGCTTCGGCTATATGCTCGACAATGAGGGCCTGCCGTTCGGCGTGCTGCTCCTGATCTACACCGCGCGGAAGGACGGCGAGGAGACCACCATCCAGTGCAACCTCTCGAGCTGGTATGTCGAGCCGGCCTACCGCAACTATGCGCCGCTCCTGACCAAGATCGCCCAGCGCCACAAGGAGGTCACCTATCTCAACATCAGCCCGGCACCCTGGACTTGGCCGATCATCGAGACGCAGGGCTTTCGGACCTACTGCCAAGGACTGTTCATCTCTGTGCCGGCGCTCTCGCGCGTGCCGCGCTGCTCCAAGATCGATGTGATCGCACCACATACCAAGCAGATCGAGGGCCTCGGCGAGGTCGAGACCGAGCTTCTGACCCGGCACGCCCGCTATCACTGCCTGAGCGTCGTCTGCCGTACACCGCAGGGTGTCTTCCCGTTCATTCTCCAGCCTGTGAGCATCCGCCGCGGCAGGATCGCACCACCGGCAATGCGGCTAATCTATTGCCGCAGTGTCGACGAATATGCCGCCTGCGCGGGGCGCATCGGGAGGCTGCTGTTAAGGTTTGGCAAGCTCCTGGTGCTCGTCGATTCCAACGGCGGGATGACAGGCGTGCGAGGCGCCTATACCGAACGTGGTCGCAAATATTTTAAAGGCCCGCATTGCCCCCAACTTGGTGATCTTACCGACACGGAGCTGGTGCTGTTCGGTCCCTGA
- a CDS encoding efflux RND transporter permease subunit encodes MNFTDLFIRRPVLATVVNLMILALGLRAMNSLPVLQYPNTQNAVVTVTTTYYGADPDVIAGFVTTPLENAIAQANGIDYMSSKSASGVSTITINLRLNYDADKALTEINTKVSSVLNQLPAGTQQPVLKVQIGQTIDAMYIGFDSDVLGRNQITDYLTRVVQPKLQAVPGVQTAEILGQQNFALRAWLNPKKMAAYGLSAADVSAALTQNNYIAGLGTTKGQMVEVNLTASTSLHSASEFANMIVKQVGGAIVRLKDVADVSLGADDYETQVAFDGKPAVYIGIQVAPTGNLLDVIAGVHKIFPGIQQQLPNGLHGEIAYDSTNFVHAAIYDVARTLVEALLIVNLVVFLFLGSVRSVVIPMVAIPLSLVGTFTLMLAAGFSINLLTLLALVLAIGLVVDDAIIVVENVNRHLEQGRAPVMAAIEAARELGRPIIAMTVVLIAVYVPIAFQGGLTGALFTEFAFTLVGTVTISAIVALTLSPMMGSRLLKPPAATRGWQERLTAFIDTRFEVLRGRYLRWLHGSLGYIPVTAVFALLVLSSIYFLYSGAKSELAPQEDQGVVIASSTLAPDATLEQKVLYAQQVYQIMRSFPETDHVFQINSPATVVGGMVLKPWDERTRTSNQLQPLAQKEFDQVAGARIAAFQLPPLPGSQGLPIQFVIKTTDSFDKLDAASQQFLKAAIDSGMFIFLDTDLKIDSPEAVVDIDRDKAAQLGLKMSDIGTAMGTMLGGGYVNYFSLDQRSYKVIPQVHRRDRLNTDQLLNYYVANVSGIPVPLSTIAKITTKTVPETLNHFQQLNSATIQGVAAPGIAQSDALNVLNNLAAKTLPRGYSVDYSGLSRQYVQESSGFVATFGFALVIIFLSLAALFESFRDPCIILVSVPMSIAGALIFVSLGIGGASLNIYTDVGLVTLMGLISKHGILIVEFANELQRGGTAKREAIEQAAAIRLRPILMTTAAMVFGVIPLILASGAGAVSRFNMGLVIASGLSIGTLFTLFVVPAIYLLIATDHSREAELDASQMPAGDHAASGV; translated from the coding sequence ATGAACTTCACGGACCTCTTCATTCGCCGGCCCGTCCTCGCCACCGTGGTCAATCTGATGATCCTCGCGCTTGGCTTGCGCGCGATGAACTCGTTGCCGGTGCTGCAATATCCCAACACGCAGAATGCGGTCGTGACCGTCACCACGACCTATTACGGCGCCGACCCCGATGTGATCGCAGGATTCGTCACGACCCCGCTCGAAAACGCCATCGCTCAGGCGAATGGCATCGATTACATGAGCTCCAAAAGCGCAAGTGGCGTCTCGACGATCACGATTAATCTCCGCCTCAATTACGATGCCGACAAGGCACTGACCGAAATCAACACCAAGGTGAGCTCGGTTCTTAACCAGCTTCCTGCGGGAACGCAGCAGCCGGTGTTGAAGGTGCAAATCGGCCAGACCATCGACGCCATGTATATCGGTTTCGACAGCGACGTACTGGGCCGCAACCAGATCACCGACTACCTCACCCGCGTCGTTCAGCCGAAGCTGCAGGCAGTACCTGGCGTTCAGACGGCGGAAATCCTCGGGCAACAGAACTTTGCGCTGCGGGCCTGGCTAAACCCCAAGAAAATGGCGGCCTACGGTCTCAGCGCCGCCGATGTCTCAGCCGCACTGACGCAGAACAACTACATCGCTGGACTTGGCACCACCAAAGGACAGATGGTGGAGGTCAACCTGACCGCCTCGACCAGCCTCCACTCAGCGAGCGAATTTGCCAACATGATCGTCAAGCAGGTGGGCGGCGCGATTGTGCGGCTCAAGGACGTTGCGGACGTCTCGCTGGGCGCGGACGACTATGAGACGCAGGTCGCATTCGACGGCAAGCCGGCGGTCTATATCGGCATCCAGGTGGCACCAACCGGCAACTTGCTCGATGTGATCGCCGGCGTGCACAAGATCTTCCCGGGTATCCAGCAACAGCTACCGAACGGGCTGCACGGCGAGATCGCCTATGACTCCACCAACTTCGTGCATGCGGCGATCTACGATGTGGCGCGGACGCTCGTCGAAGCATTGTTGATCGTCAACCTCGTCGTGTTCCTCTTCCTGGGCTCGGTGCGATCCGTCGTGATCCCGATGGTCGCGATCCCGCTGTCGCTGGTCGGCACCTTCACGTTGATGCTGGCGGCCGGATTCTCCATCAATCTGCTGACGTTGCTGGCGCTGGTGCTTGCGATCGGGCTCGTGGTCGATGACGCCATCATCGTGGTCGAGAACGTGAACCGCCATCTTGAGCAAGGCAGGGCGCCGGTCATGGCCGCCATCGAGGCGGCGCGGGAGCTCGGCCGTCCGATCATCGCCATGACGGTTGTCCTGATCGCCGTGTACGTGCCGATTGCATTCCAGGGCGGCTTGACCGGCGCCCTGTTCACGGAATTTGCTTTCACCCTGGTCGGCACGGTAACCATATCGGCCATCGTCGCGCTGACGCTCTCGCCGATGATGGGTTCGCGGCTGCTGAAGCCGCCCGCTGCGACGCGCGGCTGGCAGGAGCGGCTCACCGCCTTTATCGACACCCGTTTTGAGGTCTTGCGCGGCCGCTATCTGCGCTGGCTGCATGGCAGCCTTGGCTACATTCCCGTCACCGCCGTGTTCGCGCTGCTCGTGCTCTCCAGTATCTACTTCCTCTATTCCGGCGCCAAGAGCGAGCTCGCACCTCAGGAAGACCAGGGAGTCGTGATCGCGTCGTCGACGTTGGCCCCCGACGCCACGCTGGAGCAGAAAGTGCTGTATGCGCAGCAGGTGTATCAGATCATGAGGAGCTTTCCGGAGACCGATCATGTCTTCCAGATCAACTCTCCCGCAACCGTGGTTGGAGGCATGGTGCTGAAGCCGTGGGACGAGCGCACCAGGACGAGCAACCAGTTGCAGCCGCTCGCGCAGAAGGAATTCGACCAAGTGGCCGGCGCGCGGATCGCCGCCTTTCAGCTCCCGCCTCTTCCGGGGAGCCAGGGCCTCCCGATCCAGTTCGTGATCAAGACCACCGATTCATTCGACAAGCTCGACGCTGCCTCCCAGCAATTTCTGAAGGCCGCGATCGACAGCGGAATGTTCATCTTCCTCGATACGGACCTGAAGATCGACAGCCCCGAAGCCGTGGTCGACATCGATCGCGACAAGGCGGCCCAACTCGGGCTCAAGATGAGCGATATTGGCACGGCGATGGGGACGATGCTGGGGGGCGGCTACGTGAACTATTTCAGCCTCGACCAGCGCTCCTACAAGGTGATCCCCCAAGTCCACCGGCGCGACCGTCTGAACACCGATCAGTTGCTCAACTATTATGTAGCCAATGTTTCCGGCATACCCGTACCGCTCTCGACGATCGCGAAAATCACCACCAAGACGGTCCCGGAGACACTCAACCATTTCCAGCAGCTCAACAGCGCCACCATTCAGGGCGTCGCGGCGCCGGGCATCGCGCAGTCCGACGCGCTGAACGTCCTCAACAACCTCGCCGCCAAGACGTTACCACGAGGCTACAGCGTCGATTACAGCGGATTGTCCCGGCAATATGTCCAGGAATCCTCCGGGTTCGTTGCGACCTTCGGATTTGCGCTGGTGATCATCTTCCTGTCGCTGGCGGCGTTGTTCGAGAGCTTCCGCGACCCCTGCATCATTCTGGTGTCGGTACCGATGTCGATCGCCGGCGCGCTGATATTTGTGAGCCTCGGCATCGGGGGCGCATCGCTGAACATTTACACCGATGTCGGCCTCGTCACGCTGATGGGCCTGATCAGCAAGCATGGCATTCTCATCGTAGAATTCGCAAATGAGCTCCAGCGCGGCGGCACGGCCAAGCGCGAAGCTATCGAGCAGGCGGCAGCAATCAGGTTGCGGCCGATCCTGATGACGACGGCCGCGATGGTGTTCGGCGTGATTCCGCTGATCCTTGCAAGTGGCGCCGGCGCGGTGTCGCGTTTCAACATGGGCCTTGTGATTGCAAGCGGACTTTCGATCGGGACGCTGTTCACGCTTTTCGTGGTGCCGGCGATCTATCTCTTGATCGCGACCGATCATTCCCGGGAGGCGGAGCTGGACGCCTCACAAATGCCGGCCGGAGATCACGCGGCGAGCGGGGTTTGA
- a CDS encoding efflux RND transporter periplasmic adaptor subunit has product MTIMLVAVGLVFAAVFGFEAFRARMIQKAIAGLRNPPQTVSTIKASTERWQDRLEAVGSMRAEKGADLSPQVSGIVKAIHFASGQRVEEGAMLVELEDADDIAHLHALEATMALAQLNFDRDSRLVKTDAISQQTADTDQATLKNNQAQVAQQQALVNYKSIRAPFAGRLGIRKVDLGQYIAPGTPIVTLQQLDPIFVDFYLPQQALAKIKVGQAVTAKVDTYPDQTFNGQILAINPLVNTASRNVQVRATFKNPDEKLLPGMFATVDIEVGAPKDYVTLPKTAIYYNSYGDIAYLVENAGKGENGQQQTARQVFVKTGQTRGDQVAVLDGVKPGDIVVTVGQNKLHNGSPVRINNKVAVPFSANPQVSEE; this is encoded by the coding sequence ATGACCATCATGCTGGTCGCGGTCGGCCTGGTTTTTGCGGCGGTCTTCGGGTTTGAAGCTTTCAGGGCCAGGATGATCCAGAAGGCAATCGCGGGTTTACGGAACCCGCCGCAGACCGTCTCGACGATTAAGGCCAGCACAGAACGGTGGCAGGATCGCCTGGAGGCGGTCGGTAGCATGCGCGCCGAGAAGGGGGCCGACCTTAGCCCTCAGGTCTCCGGCATCGTCAAGGCGATCCATTTCGCTTCCGGTCAGAGAGTAGAGGAGGGAGCGATGCTCGTCGAGCTCGAAGACGCCGACGACATCGCCCATCTCCACGCGCTCGAGGCGACGATGGCGCTGGCCCAGCTCAACTTTGACCGCGACAGCAGGCTGGTCAAGACTGATGCCATCAGCCAACAGACTGCTGATACTGATCAGGCGACGCTCAAGAACAACCAAGCGCAGGTGGCGCAGCAGCAGGCGCTGGTCAATTACAAGTCGATCAGAGCTCCTTTTGCTGGGCGGCTCGGAATCAGGAAGGTCGATCTTGGCCAATATATCGCGCCTGGCACGCCGATCGTGACGCTGCAGCAACTCGACCCGATTTTCGTCGATTTCTACCTGCCGCAGCAGGCGCTGGCGAAGATCAAGGTCGGCCAAGCCGTGACCGCCAAGGTCGATACCTATCCTGACCAGACATTCAACGGACAGATTCTGGCGATCAATCCGCTTGTCAACACCGCGAGTCGGAATGTCCAAGTTCGGGCGACATTCAAAAACCCCGACGAGAAGCTGCTGCCGGGAATGTTCGCAACCGTCGACATCGAGGTCGGTGCGCCGAAGGATTATGTGACCCTACCGAAGACCGCGATCTACTACAATTCCTACGGCGATATCGCCTATCTTGTCGAAAATGCCGGCAAGGGCGAGAACGGGCAGCAGCAGACTGCTCGCCAGGTCTTCGTGAAGACCGGGCAGACACGGGGCGACCAGGTCGCGGTGCTGGATGGCGTGAAGCCGGGCGATATCGTGGTCACCGTCGGGCAGAACAAGCTGCATAACGGGTCACCGGTCCGGATCAACAACAAAGTCGCCGTGCCCTTCAGCGCTAACCCGCAAGTCTCGGAAGAATGA
- a CDS encoding substrate-binding domain-containing protein, translated as MRKRILGLAVVMAALMGVAHAEDKKVTIGVSIPAADHGWTAGVVFHAERMAKLLMAQHPGLNVIVKTSPDPATQANAVQDLVTRGINALVILPSDPDPLVNAIKEVKNKNIFVALVDRAPSNNDNSVRDLYVAGNNPALGATAGEYIKKNTPNAQVAVIRGLPIPIDQQRQDGFDKAIAGSNVKVLAKQFGNWNRDDAFKVMQDYLTKFPKIDVVWCQDDDMAVGVLQAIDQAKRTDIQYVIAGAGSKDMVKKVMDGDKLIPVDVLYPPAMVATAMELTAANFYNQAPVRGSYILDATLITKANAKDFYFPDSPF; from the coding sequence ATGCGGAAGCGAATACTGGGCTTGGCCGTCGTCATGGCGGCTTTGATGGGCGTAGCTCACGCCGAAGACAAGAAAGTGACGATCGGCGTTTCCATTCCCGCCGCCGACCATGGATGGACCGCCGGCGTGGTGTTTCATGCCGAAAGGATGGCGAAGCTGCTGATGGCGCAACATCCGGGCTTGAACGTCATCGTGAAGACGTCTCCCGATCCAGCAACGCAGGCAAATGCGGTGCAAGATCTCGTGACCCGAGGCATCAACGCCTTGGTCATCCTGCCATCCGATCCCGATCCCCTGGTCAATGCCATCAAGGAGGTGAAGAACAAGAATATATTTGTCGCACTTGTGGACCGGGCACCCAGCAACAACGACAATTCGGTTCGCGATCTTTATGTAGCCGGTAACAACCCGGCACTCGGTGCCACCGCAGGTGAATACATCAAGAAAAACACGCCGAATGCTCAGGTCGCCGTTATCCGCGGCCTGCCGATCCCGATCGACCAGCAGCGCCAGGACGGCTTCGACAAGGCGATCGCCGGCTCCAACGTGAAGGTTCTCGCAAAGCAGTTCGGCAACTGGAATCGCGACGATGCCTTCAAGGTCATGCAGGACTACCTGACCAAGTTCCCCAAGATCGACGTGGTGTGGTGCCAGGATGATGACATGGCAGTGGGCGTGCTTCAGGCCATCGATCAGGCAAAGCGGACCGACATTCAGTATGTCATCGCCGGCGCCGGCTCGAAGGACATGGTCAAGAAGGTTATGGACGGCGACAAGCTGATCCCGGTGGACGTGCTTTACCCGCCGGCAATGGTTGCAACCGCCATGGAATTGACCGCCGCCAACTTTTATAATCAGGCCCCGGTTCGCGGCAGCTACATCCTGGACGCGACACTCATCACCAAGGCCAACGCGAAAGATTTCTACTTCCCGGATTCGCCGTTCTGA
- a CDS encoding ABC transporter permease, which yields MTDFAADTRKMRKSWKDIDLRAVAPFLALALLLVLGAIANPNFISIDNLLNVITRSAFIAIIAVGATFVISAGGLDLSVGSMVAFVASLTIMFMNSGVIADPATMLVVAMALAIVIGAACGLANGLITTAGGIEPFIATLGTMGIYRGLTTWLSQGGAITLRSSEIHSLYRPAYFGSVLGIPVPIIVIVVTAAVGAFVLHRTRYGRHVLAVGSNEDVARYSGISVERVRTMTYVIQGLCVAVACLLYIPRLGSTSATTGLMWELQAITAVVVGGTALRGGVGRVWGTICGAFILEIVGNIMLLSNFVSEYLIGAIQGAIIIVAMLVQRSLVRKS from the coding sequence ATGACCGACTTCGCAGCAGATACTCGAAAAATGCGGAAGTCCTGGAAAGACATTGACTTGCGGGCTGTCGCCCCTTTCCTCGCGCTGGCCCTTCTTCTGGTACTCGGGGCGATCGCAAACCCGAACTTCATCAGCATCGACAACCTGCTGAACGTCATCACCCGCAGCGCCTTCATCGCCATCATCGCCGTCGGTGCGACCTTTGTGATATCGGCCGGCGGCCTGGATCTCTCCGTCGGCTCCATGGTCGCGTTCGTCGCCAGCTTGACGATCATGTTCATGAACAGCGGCGTTATCGCTGATCCCGCGACGATGCTCGTCGTCGCCATGGCGCTTGCCATCGTCATTGGCGCTGCCTGCGGCCTGGCCAACGGTCTGATCACGACGGCAGGCGGCATAGAGCCCTTCATCGCCACGCTCGGCACCATGGGGATCTATCGCGGTCTTACGACATGGCTGTCGCAGGGTGGCGCCATCACGCTGCGGTCTTCGGAGATCCATTCCCTGTATCGTCCGGCCTATTTCGGCTCGGTTCTGGGAATTCCGGTGCCCATCATCGTCATCGTCGTCACAGCCGCCGTGGGCGCCTTCGTGCTGCACAGAACGCGTTATGGCCGCCATGTTCTGGCCGTGGGATCCAATGAGGACGTGGCGCGCTATTCCGGCATCTCCGTCGAACGCGTGCGCACGATGACCTACGTCATCCAGGGCCTGTGCGTGGCCGTAGCATGTCTGCTCTACATCCCGCGGCTGGGATCCACGTCCGCAACGACCGGGCTCATGTGGGAGCTGCAGGCCATCACCGCGGTCGTGGTCGGTGGCACCGCGCTGCGCGGCGGCGTCGGCCGCGTCTGGGGCACGATCTGCGGAGCGTTCATACTCGAGATCGTCGGCAACATCATGCTGCTTTCGAATTTCGTCAGCGAATATCTGATCGGCGCGATCCAGGGCGCCATCATCATCGTTGCGATGTTGGTGCAACGTTCCCTGGTACGGAAATCGTAA
- a CDS encoding sugar ABC transporter ATP-binding protein yields MKALAADLSGATGASMLEAVGLSKSFGPVEVLKDVSLAAYPGEVHAIIGENGAGKSTLMKLLAGHLQPTRGELRIDGETAVLTGPVDAERRGIVLVHQEILLAPDLTVAQNVYLGRELPKGIVVDDRAMNEGARQAIRNLGADVDPDVVVRRLSIAQRQLVQIARVLLVPHRVVIFDEPTASLTAIETRALLKVIADIRAKGVSILYISHRLPEVKQIADKVTVLRDGRVVASHATRELQPVDMARLMVGRDVAKLYPDRHAAAARETILEIEDFSVSGFAQHASFQLGKGEILGFAGLVGAGRTELMEGLVGLRPGRGVIRINGKPVQFPHVEASLKAGIAYLSEDRKGKGLLLAEDLCVNLTLASLDKFRRGFQIDRAKERVALDKAIGEFDIRASRKDMLVGQLSGGNQQKLLLAKMMMSDPSIIIIDEPTRGIDIGTKEQIYKFIAVLAEQGRSIIVVSSEMQELIGICDRIIVMRSGQIVGAVTGEHMNENEIVVLATGVKSGEAA; encoded by the coding sequence ATGAAGGCGCTCGCCGCCGATCTGTCCGGTGCCACCGGCGCCTCGATGCTGGAGGCGGTGGGGCTGTCGAAGTCCTTCGGTCCGGTGGAGGTCCTGAAGGACGTCAGCCTGGCGGCGTATCCTGGGGAGGTTCACGCCATTATCGGCGAGAACGGTGCCGGCAAGTCGACTCTCATGAAGCTGCTGGCCGGCCATTTGCAGCCGACGCGCGGCGAATTGCGGATCGACGGCGAAACCGCTGTTCTGACCGGGCCAGTCGACGCGGAACGTCGCGGCATCGTCCTTGTCCACCAGGAGATCCTTCTTGCGCCCGATCTTACGGTTGCGCAGAACGTGTATCTCGGCCGGGAATTGCCCAAGGGCATTGTCGTAGACGACCGCGCCATGAACGAAGGCGCGCGCCAGGCCATACGCAATCTCGGCGCCGACGTGGATCCCGATGTCGTGGTGCGACGTCTGTCGATCGCGCAACGTCAGCTCGTGCAGATAGCCAGGGTGCTTCTGGTTCCGCACCGCGTGGTGATCTTCGACGAACCGACCGCCTCGCTCACGGCAATCGAAACCAGGGCATTGCTCAAGGTCATCGCCGATATCCGCGCCAAGGGCGTGAGCATCCTCTATATTTCGCACCGTCTGCCGGAGGTCAAGCAAATCGCCGACAAGGTCACCGTGCTGCGCGACGGCCGCGTTGTCGCCAGCCACGCGACGCGCGAATTGCAGCCGGTCGATATGGCGCGTTTGATGGTTGGTCGCGATGTGGCCAAGCTCTATCCCGATCGCCACGCCGCGGCCGCGCGGGAAACAATTCTGGAGATCGAGGATTTTTCCGTCTCCGGCTTCGCGCAACATGCGTCGTTCCAGCTAGGCAAGGGCGAGATCCTCGGCTTTGCCGGTCTGGTCGGCGCCGGGCGGACGGAGCTGATGGAAGGCCTTGTCGGCCTGCGGCCCGGCCGCGGCGTCATTCGCATCAACGGCAAGCCGGTGCAGTTTCCGCATGTCGAGGCCAGCCTGAAGGCCGGAATCGCCTATCTCAGCGAAGATCGAAAGGGCAAGGGCCTGCTGCTGGCCGAGGATCTGTGCGTCAACCTGACGCTCGCCTCGCTGGACAAATTCCGGCGCGGGTTTCAGATCGACCGGGCCAAGGAGCGCGTCGCGCTCGACAAGGCGATCGGCGAGTTCGACATCCGCGCCAGCCGCAAGGACATGCTCGTTGGCCAGCTTTCGGGCGGCAACCAGCAGAAGCTGCTGCTCGCCAAGATGATGATGAGTGACCCTTCCATCATTATCATCGACGAGCCGACACGTGGCATCGACATCGGCACCAAGGAACAGATCTACAAGTTCATCGCGGTACTCGCCGAGCAAGGGCGCTCGATCATCGTCGTCTCGTCCGAAATGCAGGAACTGATCGGCATTTGCGACCGCATCATTGTCATGCGCTCCGGGCAGATCGTCGGCGCGGTCACAGGCGAGCACATGAACGAGAACGAGATCGTCGTGCTGGCGACTGGCGTCAAATCCGGAGAGGCTGCATAA